The genome window TCGCGCCCCATCATCGCTTGAGCCCGTCTGGGTCGAAGCCCGGGTCATGCTTCAGGCCGCCCGGCTGCGGGAATGACGGGCGAGCACGGCGCCGGCGCGCGCGACCTCGGCGCTCAGAACCGGCCACTCCGGCACGTCGTTGTCCCATTCGATCAGGCTCGGAAGCGGGCCGGTACGGCCGATCACCTCCTCGAACAGCGCCCACACCGGATCGGCGACAGGGCTGCCGTGGGCGTCGATGAGGAGCGGCGCGCCGGTCTCGTCCGTGTCGGAATCATGGCCGCCGAGGTGGAGCTCGCCGACCGCCTCGAAGGGGAAATCCGCCAGGTAGGCGCGCGGATCCGTGTCGTGATTCACCGCCGAGACGAAGACGTTGTTGATGTCGAGCAGCAGGCCGCAGCCCGTGCCGGCCACCAGCGCGCCGAGGAATTCGACCTCATCAATGGTGCTTTCCTCGAAGCGCAGATAGGTCGACGGGTTCTCCAGCAGCATGCGGCGGCCGAGCGTGTCCTGCACCCGGCGGATGTGATCGCCGACCCTCGCCAGTGTCCCGGGAGTATAGGGCAGCGGCAGGAGGTCGTTGAAGAAGGCGCCGTCGTGGGTCGACCACGCCAGGTGCTCCGAGAAGCTCTCCGGCCTGTAGCGGTCGATCAGTCTCCGCAACCGGGCGAGGTGGGCCGTGTCGAGCGGTCCTTCGCCGCCGATGGACAGGCCGACGCCGTGGACGGACAGCGCGAAACGCTCGCGAAGCGCGCCGAGTTGGGCATGGGGCCGGCCGCCGTCGCCCATATAGTTCTCGGCATGGATCTCGACGAAGGCGGGCGGGTTCGCCGCATCCGCGAGGATGGCGTCGAAATGCGCTGGCTTGAAGCCGACGCCGGGGCCGGCGGGGAGCGACATGGGCATGAGATCCTCCATGGAAGCGGGAGGGCACCCGTGCGGCGCCCTCCACCGGAAATGACGGCCCGGTTCCGCTGCGGCCGGAGCGCGCCCCTCACTTGGCGCGGCTCACATGGCGCGGCTCACATGGCGCGCCTCACGTGGCGCTCCTCACATGGGCTGAAGGTGGCCCATGCCCTTCGGGGTCTTGATGGTCTCACAGGTTCCCTTGGCGACGTACTTCCAGGCCTTGGCGTCGTAGTCGACCTTGGAGGTTCCGGCGCACGTGGTGCCGGCACCGGCGGCGCAATCGTTCTGGCCGGCCATCGCGACGCCGTAGCACTTGTCCATGGTCGGCTGCGGCGCGACCGGGCCGGCGGCGGCGCTGGCGACCATGCCGAGGGCGGCGACGAGCGAGCCGGCGAGGGTGGCGACCGCGAGGGTGGTCTTGCTGGTGGTCGTGGTCATGGAGAACGTCCTCTCTGAAGGGGCTGATCGGCGTCGACGGCGGGTGTGCCCAACCGACGCCACCTCCTTCTTCGGAAGCGTCTGCCGCCGTGTTAGGGTGGCCTGCGACAAAATCTGGGGCCGTCAAAAAAATGTCTTTCGGTTGTTGCGCGGCATAACATTCGGCCCCCGACCGGCGAACTGACCCTCGGGATGATGTTAATGACCGATCGGGAGCGGCGCTGGGCCGGGTTGATGCAGGCTGCGCTCGCCGGCGACGGCGCGGCCTACGAACGGCTTTTGCGCGAAATCGCGCCGGCGATCCGTGTCGTGGTGCAGCGCCGTCTGACGCGTATCGGTGCGCCGGCCGCCGAGTGCGAGGACATCGTGCAGGAGACGCTGCTCGCGCTTCACCTGAAGCGGCAGAGCTGGCGGACGGGCGATCCGCTGGGGCCATGGCTCTGGACCATCGCGCGCAACAAGATGGTCGACCATCTGCGCCGGCGCGGACGGCGCGTCGAGGTGCCGGTGGAGGATTTCGCCGACGTTCTGGCCGCACCGGAGGAGCGCCCGGGCACCGAAGCGGCTGATGTCGAGAGGCATCTCGCCCAGTTGCCCGAGAAGCAGCGGGACGTGCTGCGTTCCATCGCCGTCGACGGGAGTTCCATCGGCGAGACCGCCGAGCGCATGAAGATGACGCCCGGTGCCGTGCGCGGTGCCTTGCACCGCGCCTTTTCCAGCCTTTCGGCGCGGCTGAGGACGGACGGATGAAGGACGGGAAGGCGTGAAGACGGACGATCTGATACGCGGCCTTGCGGCGGACGTGCGACCGACGCGCGGACTGGGGGTGGGGCTTGCCCTCGCGCTGGCCGCCGGGCTCGCCGGCGCGCTGGTGCTGTTCGCTCTCGTTCTGTCGCCGCGCCATGGCATGCCGGCGCTGCTCGCCGAACCGCGCATCCTGCTGAAGTTCGCCGTCACCCTTTCGCTGGCCGTCGCCGCCGGCTGGACCGCCCTGCGCCTGGTGCGGCCGGGCTCGAAAGCGGCCGGCCCGGCGCGGCTGCTGGCTTTGCCCGCGGCGCTTCTGGCTCTCGGCGTGGCGGCCGAGATGGTCGTGACCCCCGAAGCGGACTGGATGCCCGGCCTCGTCGGGCATTACGCCGTTTATTGCGTGATGCTGGTGCCGGTGATGTCGGCCCCGGTGCTGGGCGCTGTCCTGCTGGCGCTGCGGCGCGGCGCCCCGTCCCGCCCGGCACTCGCCGGCGCGGTCGCGGGGCTGATGGCCGGCGGGCTCGGCGCAGCGCTCTATGCCTTCCACTGCATCGACGATTCGCCGCTCTTCATGCTGACCTGGTATGGCATCGCCATCGGCATCGTCACCGCGGCCGGCGCGGTCATCGGACGGCGCGTGCTCGCCTGGTGATCACCAGTCCCCTGCGCCCTCTGCGCGGGGGGCGCGGCCGCGGCACTCCTGGACCGGATCATTGCCGCCGCCCGCGCTCGTCGCCTCCGGCGGCTCAGCCTCGAAACCCGGGGCGGCCCGGCCTTCGAACCGGCGCTCGCACTCGACCGGCGCTACGGCTTTCGCGACGGCCCGCCTTTTTCCGATTACGAGGCCTCCGGCTTCAACCGGTTCCTCCACCTCGACCTCGGGTCAAGCGGGCGGAGCAGGGCGCTCCGCAGCCGGCCCCGATTGCGTTTGCCCCGCCGCGAGGCCTTCCCCCCACTCCATGTTCGCGTCTCCACGCCCGGCCGCCGCCTTTCCGAAGACGGCGATCGCCGTGCGTTCGCGTCGGCTCAGAAAATGTTCCCGTCGAGGCACCGGACCTATTGCCTAGACAATAAAGTGCGGGTAGCACTTTATTGTCTAGTCAAAAGAGCCATTCCTTCCGGCCGCCAGACAAGGGAACGATCGATGCACACGACCAGGCGTACCATTCTCAAGGGAATGGCCGGTCTTCCGGCCCTTTTCGCGGGACTTTCCCCCCTCGCCGCGCTGGCCCAGGCGGGCGGCGGCGATACCTTGCGCGTCGCGGCCGGAAAGCCGGCGGGCGACCTGGACCCGCACAAGTACAAAGGCCTGTGGGCCATCCAGGATCTGATCTTCGAGCCGCTGATCCGATACGGCCACGGCGGCAAGATGGAGCCGGCACTCGCCACCGACTGGCAGGTTGAGAACGCGGGCAAACTGTTTCGCGTGCATCTGCGCAAGGACGTCACGTTCCAGGACGGCACGCCTTGGGACGCGGCGGCGATGACGTGGAACCTCGATCGCTGGATCGGCAAGGACAGCGCCAGCTGGATGAACGCCTCGCGGCTGTTCTCCAACTACAAGGTGCTCGATGACCACACCGTCGAAATCAACTTCAAGGAGCCGGTGCTAGGGCTTCTGAACGAGTTCGCCTATGTGCGCCCCGTGCGCTTCCTCAGCCCGAAATCGGTCGGCGCGGACGGCGCTTATGCGAAGCCGGTTGGCACCGGCGCATGGATCGAAGCGAGCGCGGACAATGACGGCAGCACCTTTACCCGCTTCGATGGCTACTGGGGCGACAAGCCGGGCTTCAGCCGCATCGAGGTGAAGGTTCTGCCCGAATCCCGCAGCCGCATGGCGGCGCTGCGCGCGGGCGAGATCGACCTCATGGGCGGAGACTTCCTGGCGCCGATCAAGGCGACGGAAGCGAAGACGCTGGAAAAGGCCGGGATCCCCGTGGCGGTCGAACTGGGCACGACCACGGTGGTCATCGGCTTCAATCCGCAGCGCAATCCGGCGCTGGAGGACCTCGCCGTCCGCCAGGCGATGAATATCGGCTTCGACCGGCAGGCGATCGCGAAGGTGCTCTATCAGGGCCTCGCCGAACCGGCCGGCAACCTGTTTCCCGCGAGCGTGCCGCTTGCCGGAACGCGCTTTCCCGTCCCGGCGCGCGACGTCGAGGCGGCGAAAAAGCTGCTGGAAGAGGCCGGCTGGGTGGGCGCGCCGATCCGCGAGAAGGACGGCAAGCCGCTGAAGCTCGAGATGGTGGTGAGCGAGGAGCAAATCGCGGGGTCGCGCTCGCTGGCTGAAATTCTGCAGGCCCAGCTTGGAGAGGTGGGCATCGGCATCACCATCCGCTCGGTCGACCATGCCTCCCGCCATTCCGACATCCCGGCGCGCGTGTTCGATCTCGCGCTGTTCACCACTTTCGGCGCTCCCTACGAGCCGTTCGGCACCATCGTCGGCCTTCTCCTGTCCACTTATGACAACGGCGTCGACGGCAAGCTGGTGATCGATCCGCAGAAGCTCGATCCGCTGGTGCTCGCCGCAACCAACGCGCCGGAGGACGAGGTCGGCGCTGCGCTTCAGGCGATCTACGACCAGATGCACGCCGACGTTTCCATGCTGCCGCTGTTCTACAGCCCGGCGATCTGGGCGCACACCGCGCGCGTGAAGGGCTTCGAGGTCCCGGCCACCGAATACGACCTGCCTTATCGCGGCATCACGCTCGAGTCCTGAGGCTGGTCATGTCGACGCTGATCGCGATCCGCCTGCGCAATGCGGCGGTGCTGCTCGTCCTGGCGACGATGCTCTGCTTTGCGCTGGTGGTGTCCGCCCCGGGCAATGTCGCCGTGCTCATCGCAGAGCTTCGCACGCCCAAGGCGACGTTCGAGCAGATCAAGGTGGTCGAGGAGGAACTCGGCCTCAACCAGCCGCTGCTCGTGCGCTACGGCAGCTGGCTGAACGGCGTGCTGCACGGCAATCTCGGCGTCTCCTACAAGACGGGCGACGCCATCGGGCCGGCTCTCGCCAGCCGGCTGCCCGTCACGCTCACGCTGGTCGTCGGTGGCGCGGCGTTTGCGATGCTGCTGAGCTTCACGCTCGGATTCGCGGGGGCGCTCTGGCCGGGGCGCCTCGGCGATGCACTCAGCCGCGTCGTCGCGCTCCTCGGCGCGTCCATGCCGTCCTTCTTCGTCGGCGCGCTGCTGATCTATGCGCTGGCGGTGGAACTGGGCCTGTTCCCGACCTTCGGGAGCGCCGGGCTGTCGAGCTGGGTGCTGCCCTGGATGACCATCGGCCTGCTGCCCGCGGCCGTGCTCAGCCGGGTGGTTCGCGTGGGGTTGGAGGAGGCGATGGCACGGCCCTTCGCGCTCACCGCCTCCGCGAAGGGACTGTCGCGCCGCGCCATCCTGTTCCGCCACGCGCTGCCCAACATCGCGCCGACCTACATCAACGCGCTCGGTGCCCAGGGTGGAGCCATGGTGGTCGGAGCGGTGGTGGTGGAGCCGCTTTTCGCCCTGAAGGGCATCGCCGATCTTTTCCTGCAGGGCGTGCTGTTCCGAGATTTCATGGTGGTGCAGGCGTGTCTGCTGGTCTTCCTCACCTCCTTCGTCCTCCTCAACCTTCTGGTCGACATCGGCATGATGTTCACCGACCCGAAGCTGCGCCGGCAGGGAGCGAACGCATGAGACGGCTCCGCGATCTGCTTCACGTCCTCTCCGGGCTGCCGAAGCTCGCCTTCGTCGCCGTCGGGCTGTTCGTGCTGCTCGGTTTGTTCGCGCCGTGGCTCGCGCCCTACGACCCGAACGCGCAGGATCTTCTTGCCGCCCACGCCGACCCGTCCTGGCAGCACTGGCTCGGCACAGACCACCTTGGGCGGGACACGCTTTCCCGCCTCATCGTCTCGGCGCGCACCTCGCTGGTCGGCATGAGCCTGGTGCTGCTGATCGCCCTGTCGGTCGGCATCACCATCGGCACCGTCGCCGGATATCGCCGCGGCTGGGTCGAGGAGGTGCTGATGCGCGTGGTCGATGTCGGCCTGGCGATGCCGAGCCTGATCGTCGCGCTCGCCGTGATCGGAATCTTCGGCACCGGCTACTGGAACATGATCCTCGCGCTGGCGCTGGCCTGGTGGCCGGGCAGCGCCCGCATCAGCCGCGCGGTGGCAGTCGGGGTGATGAACCGGCCGCATATCGAATCGCTGCGCGTGCTCGGCGCCAGTCCGGCGCGGATCTATTTCCACCATCTGCTGCCGTCCACCATCGGCGCGGTGCTGGTCTACGCCACGGCGGATGCCGGCGCGGTGGCGCTGTCCATCGCCACGCTCAGCTTCCTCGGCCTCGGCATCCAGCCTCCGACGCCGGAATGGGGGCAGATGCTGGTCGATGCCCTGCCTTATCTCGAAAGCGCGCCGTGGCAGGTGATCCTGCCGGGCCTCGTGCTGACCCTGGTGGTGATCGGCTTCAACCTGCTCGGCGAATCCATCGCCTTGAACCGCGTGCCGACGCCGCTACCCCGCGGCGTCCTGCTCAAGCGCCGGGCGCTTGCCGCCGGCTGGCGAAAGGCTGCGCCATGACTGTCTGCGACGTGCTCAAGGTCAGCAATCTCTCGATAGACCTCTACACCACCCGCGCCGCGCTGCGGCCGGTCGACGGCGTCAGCTATTCCGTCGCCGCCGGCGAAACCCTGGCGATCGTCGGCGAGAGCGGGTCCGGCAAGACCGTGTTGAATTTCGCCCCGCTCGGCCTGATGCCGACCGGTGTCGTCACCGATCTCTCGGGTTCGATCCTGTTCGCCGGGCGCGAACTGGTCGGCCTCGCGGAACCGGACATGCGACGCATTCGCGGCGGCGGCATCGGCACCATCTTTCAGGATCCGATGAGCGCGCTCAATCCGGCGCTGCGCATCGGCCGGCAGATCGCCGAGGTGGCGGAGCTGCATCTCGGCATGAGTGCCGCGCAGGCGGAGGCCCGCGCGCTCGATCTCCTCAAGCTCGTCCGCATGTCGGACCCGGAAGCGCGGCTGCGGCAATATCCGCACGAACTCTCCGGCGGTCTCCGGCAACGCGCGATGATCGCCATCGCCATTGCCGCGGAACCGAAGCTGCTGATCGCCGACGAGCCGACGACTGCGCTGGACGTGACGGTGCAGGCACAGATCATCGGCCTTCTGAAGGACCTCCAGCGCCGGCTCAACACCGCGATCGTGCTCATCACCCACGACATGGGCGTGGTGGCCAGCATCGCCTCCCGGGTGGCGGTCATGTATGCGGGCCGCCTCGCCGAGTACGGCTCCGTCGAGCAGGTGCTTCTGACACCGCGCCATCCCTATACCCGGGGGCTGATCGCAGCCCTGCCGAGCGCGGAGGATGCGCCCGGCGCCCTGTTCCGCGGTCTTCCGGGCACGCCGCCCGTGCTCGGGGCGCCGCTGTCGGCCTGTGCCTTCGCGCCGCGCTGCTCCCAGGCGATCGATGTCTGCGCCCGCCAACTCCCCGCGCTGCAGGCCGCGGAGCACGCCAGCGCCGTCGCATGCCACGTCGTCAACGCGATCAATCCCAAGGAGCGGGTCTATGCGTGAGGCCGGAGACCTTCTGCGGGTCGAGAACCTCGTCACCCGCTTCAAGAGCGTCGAGCGCGGCAAATGGGTGACCGCGGTCGACGACGTCTCGATCCGTCTGGCGCCGGGCGAGATGGTCGGCCTCGTCGGCGAATCCGGCTGCGGAAAGTCCACGCTCGGCCGGTCGATCGTCGGCCTCGAGCGCCCGCAATCCGGCCGCATCGTGCTCGACGGCGTCGACCTGTCGAGCCTGCGCGGGCGCGCGCTGCGGGAACGGCGCCGCGCGATCCAGTACGTGTTCCAAGATCCCTATGCCTCGCTCAACGATCGCCAGACCATCGGCGAAACCCTTGCCGAGGCGCTGACCATCATCGGCGTGAAGGATCGGGAGAAACAGCGCCGGCGCATCCACACGCTGCTGGATCAGGTCGGCCTGCCGGATGGGCTCGCCGAACGCTTCCCGCGCGAATTGTCCGGCGGGCAGCGCCAGCGGGTCGCCATCGCCCGCTCGCTCGCCGTGGAACCTCGCGTGCTGATCTGCGACGAGCCGGTGAGCGCGCTCGACCTTTCGGTGCGGGCGCAGGTGATGAACCTGTTCCTGGAACTGCATGGGAACCTCGGCGTCGCGTGCTTGTTCATCGCCCACGATCTCGCGCTGGTGCGGCAGGCCACCAGCCGGACCTATGTGATGTATCTCGGCAGGATCGTCGAGGACGCGGCCTCGGCCGAGCTCTACGCCCGTCCGAGCCATCCCTATACGCAGGCGCTGCTCGGCTCGATTCCGAGTGCCGATCCGCGCATCGAGGCGCACCGCGAGCCGCCGCCGATCTTCGGCGACATCCCCAGCCCCACCAATCCGCCCTCGGGGTGCCGGTTTCGCACCCGCTGCCCCCGCGCGACGGAGATTTGCGCCGCCAGCCCGCCACCGCCCGTCGAACTCGCGCCGGGTCATCACGCGCGCTGCGTGATCGCCGCTGAACTCCACACCCTCCACCGATCCGTACCGCACGGCCTGCCGATGCCGGCCTGAGCCCCCGGCTCGCCGCATCCTGCCTCCGGTCTCGAAGCACGGTCTCGAAGAAGGACGCCTTCCGTGACAGCAACGGCCACGCCGCCCCTGAACACCGCCCCCGACGACGAGGCCTACTGGCTCGCCATCCGCGACACCATGCAGCCGATGTACGTCAACACCCAGCTCGTCAACACCCGGCGCGGCGCAGCGCCCCGCACTGTGCGCGACCGGGTGCGTGAACTGGTCGACCTGTCGCTCGCCTACGAACTCGACGCGTACGAGCCGATGCGCGAGTTGAAGGAAAGCGGCTCGTCGCTCGCCATCCGAGGCCTGCTGGCCGGTTATTTCGGTGCCGATCCCGACGAGGTGGCGTTGACGCGCAACGCCATGGAGGGCATCGCGACGGTGCTGAACGGGGTCGCCCTCGAGCCGGGCGACGAGGTGCTGGCCACCCGGTTCTGCTACGATTCCAATCTCGCCATCATCCGCCAGCGTGCCCAGCGCGATGGCATCGTGCTGACGTTCGTCGACCTGCCGTTCGGCATCGCCAGCGACGAGGCGATCGTCGCCGCCTTCGCCCATGCCATCACCGGCCGTACACGCCTCGTCAGCCTGCCGCACGTCGTCGCCAACACCGGACTGGTGATGCCGGTGCGCGAGATCGCCGCGCTCGCCCGCTCCCGCGGTGCCTTCACGCTGGTCGACGGCGCCCACTCCGCGGGTCATATCGCGTTCCGGCTCGATGATCTCGGCTGCGACGCCTATGCGACCTGCCTTCACAAATGGATGTATGGCCCGCGCGGCACTGGCTTCCTGTATGTGAGGCGCGAGCGCATCGGCGATGTATGGCCTCTGTTCGCGAGCTGGTCAGGCAAGCCCGCCCACTCCATCGAGAAGTTCGAGGAAGTCGGCACGGTGTTCAAGGCGCTGCCGGCGTCCATACCCGAGGCCATTGCCTTCAACCGCGGCATCGGCCAGGCGGAGAAATCGGCGCGCCTGCGCTATCTGCGCAACCGGTGGGCCGTCCGCCTGCGCGCGCACGAGCGCATCCGCATGCTCACCGACATCGACGCCGATCCCGGCACCGGCTTCGGCGGCTTCATCATCGACGGGATGGAGAGCGAGGTGTTCGCCCGCATCCTGCGCGAGGAGTTCGATATCAACGTGCGCGCCTTCGCCATGGAAGAAGACCCGACGATGCGCGGCATCCATCTGTCGCCGGGCCTGAGCAACACGGTGGAGGAGGTGGACCGCTTCGTGGAGGCGACCTTCGCCATTCTCGCCCGCAGCCACAACGCGTTCATGCGGGCAGGATGACCAGGCCGGCGTCGAGCCGCGTCAGGCGGTCGACGCCGCTGTCGGTGATGACGAGCGTGTCCTCGTACATGATCCCGCCCCAGCCGGGCCGGTAATAGGGCGCCTCGATATTGATCACCATGCCCGGTTCCAGTGTCACCGGGTCCGCCGGGCCGAGGGTCGGGTATTCGTGGGAATCGACACCCAGTCCGTGGCCGACATGGTGGCGGCCGTAGCCCGGCAGGCCGGCCGCCCGCACCTCCTCGACCATGGCGCGGAAAAGCGCGTCGCTCGTCACTCCCGGCGCGACGCGCGCAAGCCCCGCGCGCTGCCCCGCGACGATCGCGGCATCGACAGCCCTGATCTCCGCCGCGGGCTCCCCGACGACGGCGCAGCGGGCGGTATCCGACCAGTAGCCCTGGAACGACCCGCCGATGTCGATGCGCAGGATATCCCCGGGTGCCAGCCGGCGCGGCGAGGCATGGGCGTCGGCGAAGGCCGCCCTCGGTCCGGACGTCACGGCGATGAAGCCGGGCCGGATGCCGGCGCGGATCATGTGCGCCGAGATGTCGGCAGCGAGATCGAGTTCGCTCACCCCGGTCCGCGCCTGCCCCAGGGCGGCGGCGAGCGCGTCTTCCGTTATTCGGGTCGCATGTCGCAGCAGCGCGATCTCGTCGGCGTCCTTGATGGCGCGTGCGCGGCGAAGCAGCGCGGCCGCCCGTGGGGCCGGCCACACGGCAACGCCGGCGGGAAGCCCGTGCGGGGGCACTCCCTCGAAAGCCACCGTCCTCCGTCCGCCGGCAAGGGCGTGGACGGCGGCGGCGAGCGCCTCCTCGAACGAGGCGAAAGCCTCGACCTCCGTCGCCGTCGTCGCTCGCGCCGCGGCATCGTCGAAGACGAAACGGCGATAACCGAAATAGCGCAGGCCGCGCCCGGCAACCTCCTGGGCGGCCCACAGATCGGCCGTCGGTCCGACCAGGATCCACGCCGCGGCGGAGAACACCACCGCCATCCTGTGGCCGGGGTCGGTGTCGTAGCCCATGCTGCGATATCCGCCGCAATAGACCACGTTCGGCGCCGAGGTGGCGACGACGAGGACGTCCTCGCCCGCCAGGTCCAGCACGCGCGCGCGGTGACGGGCGGCCAGCGCCGCAAGATCGATGTCGGGGCCGGCCGTCATGGTTCCAGCGGGTTGAATTCGCCGACGAATTCGTTGCAGTCCGCCGGGTAGACCAGCCGGACCGAGGTGACGGGCAACTCGTCCGCCCAGGTCTGGCGCAACGAGACGAGGAGCGGCGAGCCCACCGGGACGCCGAGCCGCTCGGCTTCTGCGGCACCCGCGGCCTCGGCGCGGATGGTGTGGCGCAGTCGCGTGCAGGGCAGGCGTGCCAGCAGCCACGTGTTCGGCATCTCCGCCTCGAAATCGGCCTCTGCGGCGTCGGGCGCCGCGGCGAGGTTGATGTAGCGCTCCTCCAGCACTTCCGGCGTGTCGAAGCCGCAATGGGCGGCGGTCAGCGCCAGCACCGGCGTGCCGGCATTGACCGCCGGCCAGAACGCCGTGGCCTTGCCGGCCACCAGCTCGCGCTTTCGCAGGACCTTGTAGCTGTAGGTGCGACCCTTGCCCTCGATATCCTGCCGGACGTCCAGAAAGCCGATCACCGCATGGGTCTCGGTGGTTCGGGCGACGCGCGTGCCCTGCTTGCGGCGGCGCTCCAGCAGGCCCGCTTCGGTCAGCTTGGAAAGCGCCTTGCTCACGGTGGCGCGGGTGGTGGAGAGGCTTTCCATGAGGCTGTGCTCGGAGGGCAGGCGATATCCCGCCGGCCAGCGGCCGCTTAGGATTTCCATCCGGACGGCGCGCTCGATCTGCTTGTAGAGCGGGCCCTGGCCATCGAGCGTGATGGTCGCATTGCCCGCGTCCTCTCCGGCTCCCATGGCGCCTCCTTCACGTCGACGATCACCGCGACGCTTGCCACAGAACGGCATGTATTGTCTAGGCAAATGCGGAGAGAGCGATCGGGCGGGTGCTTTCGTGCCTGCAAACGGGAAGGCGATGCAGCGGGCGCGTCTCGACAAAGGACCGCTGCCGCACGCCGCGGGCGCATCGCCGGCTTGCTGCGAATTCCGTCGAGGTGCGCCGGAATTCATATGCATTGAACAGGATGATGTCCTATATTGCAGGCAATCACGGGCATGCTTCTTTACGGAAACCAATGGGGGTTGGTTATGACAAGAAAAATAATGACTATACCAATGTCCCTGCAGAAAATGCTGGAAGAAGAAGCTAGGCAAAAAAACATTAGCATCGATAATCTTATTTTATCTATTCTAACCGATCATGTGAAATTGAATATTCACACCGTCTTCCAGGTCTCCACGTCCGGCGCGCTGGTCGCGGGGGTGTACGACAAGGAGGTCACGGTCGGAACGCTGCTCGAGCATGGTAATTTCGGGTTGGGCACCTTTGCCGGTCTCGATGGCGAGATGGTGGTGCTGGACGGGCACGTCTACCAGGCCCACGGCTCCGGAAAGGTGACCGAGGCAACCGGGGACGCGGGCGCGCCGTTCGCGGTGATCACCGAATTCACCCCCGACAGGTCGGGCACGGTCACCGCGGTCGGCAGCTTCGCCGATCTGGAGGCGCGCTGCGACGCCTTCCGCTCCTCCGACAACATCTTCTATGCGCTGCGCCTGCATGGCCAGTTCTCGCGCATCAAGACCCGCGCGGTGAACCCGCCCGCGCCCGGGGTCGCGCTCACGGAGGCGGCCAAGTCGCAGAGCGAGTTCGTTTTCGAGAATGTGTCCGGGACTCTCATCGGCATCTGGTCGCCGGCCTTTGCCAGCGAGTTCAGCGTCCAGGGCTACCACTTTCATTTCATTTCCGATGCCAGGGACCACGGCGGCCATGTGCTGGATGTGAAGGCGGACGCGCTCGACTTCCAGATCGAAGCACTGACCGATTATCACCTCATCCTTCCGGAAACCGAGGCCTACCTGAAGGCCAATCTCGGCAGGAACATCGCCGCCGAACTCGATGCCGCCGAACGCGGCCACTGAACCTGATCTCCGGGGAAAATCATGTCCGATGAAGAGAAAACGGCCCAGATCGGCGCCGATCTCGTGGTTCGCGCTCTGGAAGATCGCGGCGTAACGCATGTGTTCGGCATTCCAGGTGCGAAGATCGACGCGGTCTTCAATTCTCTGGTCTCCTCGAAGATCGAGACGGTCGTCTGCCGTCACGAGCAGAATGCGGCCTTCATCGCCGGCGGCATCGGCCGCATGACCGGCAAGGCCGGCGTTTGCATCGCGACCTCCGGTCCCGGCGTCTCCAATCTCGTCACCGGACTGGCCACCGCCAACAGCGAGGGCGACCCGCTCCTTGCGCTCGGCGGAGCTGTATCGGTCGCCGATGCGGACAAGCAGATCCATCAGTCGA of Pseudoxanthobacter soli DSM 19599 contains these proteins:
- the budA gene encoding acetolactate decarboxylase, which encodes MSLQKMLEEEARQKNISIDNLILSILTDHVKLNIHTVFQVSTSGALVAGVYDKEVTVGTLLEHGNFGLGTFAGLDGEMVVLDGHVYQAHGSGKVTEATGDAGAPFAVITEFTPDRSGTVTAVGSFADLEARCDAFRSSDNIFYALRLHGQFSRIKTRAVNPPAPGVALTEAAKSQSEFVFENVSGTLIGIWSPAFASEFSVQGYHFHFISDARDHGGHVLDVKADALDFQIEALTDYHLILPETEAYLKANLGRNIAAELDAAERGH
- a CDS encoding ABC transporter ATP-binding protein, translated to MREAGDLLRVENLVTRFKSVERGKWVTAVDDVSIRLAPGEMVGLVGESGCGKSTLGRSIVGLERPQSGRIVLDGVDLSSLRGRALRERRRAIQYVFQDPYASLNDRQTIGETLAEALTIIGVKDREKQRRRIHTLLDQVGLPDGLAERFPRELSGGQRQRVAIARSLAVEPRVLICDEPVSALDLSVRAQVMNLFLELHGNLGVACLFIAHDLALVRQATSRTYVMYLGRIVEDAASAELYARPSHPYTQALLGSIPSADPRIEAHREPPPIFGDIPSPTNPPSGCRFRTRCPRATEICAASPPPPVELAPGHHARCVIAAELHTLHRSVPHGLPMPA
- a CDS encoding M24 family metallopeptidase, giving the protein MTAGPDIDLAALAARHRARVLDLAGEDVLVVATSAPNVVYCGGYRSMGYDTDPGHRMAVVFSAAAWILVGPTADLWAAQEVAGRGLRYFGYRRFVFDDAAARATTATEVEAFASFEEALAAAVHALAGGRRTVAFEGVPPHGLPAGVAVWPAPRAAALLRRARAIKDADEIALLRHATRITEDALAAALGQARTGVSELDLAADISAHMIRAGIRPGFIAVTSGPRAAFADAHASPRRLAPGDILRIDIGGSFQGYWSDTARCAVVGEPAAEIRAVDAAIVAGQRAGLARVAPGVTSDALFRAMVEEVRAAGLPGYGRHHVGHGLGVDSHEYPTLGPADPVTLEPGMVINIEAPYYRPGWGGIMYEDTLVITDSGVDRLTRLDAGLVILPA
- a CDS encoding UTRA domain-containing protein, giving the protein MGAGEDAGNATITLDGQGPLYKQIERAVRMEILSGRWPAGYRLPSEHSLMESLSTTRATVSKALSKLTEAGLLERRRKQGTRVARTTETHAVIGFLDVRQDIEGKGRTYSYKVLRKRELVAGKATAFWPAVNAGTPVLALTAAHCGFDTPEVLEERYINLAAAPDAAEADFEAEMPNTWLLARLPCTRLRHTIRAEAAGAAEAERLGVPVGSPLLVSLRQTWADELPVTSVRLVYPADCNEFVGEFNPLEP
- a CDS encoding aminotransferase class V-fold PLP-dependent enzyme; protein product: MTATATPPLNTAPDDEAYWLAIRDTMQPMYVNTQLVNTRRGAAPRTVRDRVRELVDLSLAYELDAYEPMRELKESGSSLAIRGLLAGYFGADPDEVALTRNAMEGIATVLNGVALEPGDEVLATRFCYDSNLAIIRQRAQRDGIVLTFVDLPFGIASDEAIVAAFAHAITGRTRLVSLPHVVANTGLVMPVREIAALARSRGAFTLVDGAHSAGHIAFRLDDLGCDAYATCLHKWMYGPRGTGFLYVRRERIGDVWPLFASWSGKPAHSIEKFEEVGTVFKALPASIPEAIAFNRGIGQAEKSARLRYLRNRWAVRLRAHERIRMLTDIDADPGTGFGGFIIDGMESEVFARILREEFDINVRAFAMEEDPTMRGIHLSPGLSNTVEEVDRFVEATFAILARSHNAFMRAG